From Dehalococcoidia bacterium:
CCCGGGTACAAGGGCGTGGTGCCTCGCTCGGAGAAGGTCGTCGTGAAAGCCCTTAACCGCGACGGCCGGCCGGTGCGCTACCACGCCGACGGCCTTTTCGCCGAGGCCATCGAGCACGAGGTCGACCACCTCAACGGCATCCTCTACTTCGACTACCTCGACAGCATCGACAAGCTCGTGCCGCTCACGCGCGAGGAGATGGACGAAGAAGTGGCCGGGGGCGACGAGCCAGAGCCAGAACCGGCCGGCGGGCAGGGGAGGAGGTAGCGGGCGTCGCCCCCGGGCGGGCGCCCCCTTCGTGTCTTCCCCCGACCTGAACCGCGCCCTGCAGCGCCTTGACCCGAGCCTCCACTCCCTGGTCAGTGCAGCCGGTTCCCTGCTCCAGGGCCCGTGCTGGGCCGTAGGCGGTTTCGTCCGCGACGTCCTCCTCAACCGACCTCCGTACGACCTCGACCTGGCGGTGGGCGGGGACCCGGGTCTCGCGGCGCGGGCGCTGGCGGACGCGTTCGGCGGCCACGCCTTTCCCCTGGGCGAGGAGCACTCTACCTTCCGCGTGGCGCTCCCGGCCGGCTCCGCCCTGGCGGCAATCGACATCGTCGCGCTGCGCGGCGGCAGCATCGAAGCCGACCTCTCGGAGCGCGACTTCACCCTGAACGCAATCGCCGCGCCCCTCTCGGCCGCGGGCCTGGGCGCGCTCATCGACCCCTTCGGCGCCCGGCTCGACATCGGCGCCCGGCGCGTCCGCATGGTCTCCGAGGCAGCGCTGGTCTCCGACCCGCTGCGCCTGCTGCGGGCCGCCCGGCTCGCCGTCGAGCTCGACTTCGATGTCGCCCCCGAGACCGTCGATGCGGTGCGACGCCACGCCCACCGCCTGCCCGAGAGCGCTCCCGAGCGCCTGCGCGACGAACTGATGCGCATCCTCGGCTCGGACCGCGCCGGCCGCGGCTTGCGCCTGCTCGACCGCCTGGCCTTGCTGGACGTGCTTCTCCCGGAGCTGAGCACGGCAAGAGGCGTCGGCCAGCCCGAGCGCTACCACCACTACGACGTCTTCGACCACTGCCTGGAGTCCGTGGCCGTGATGGACTGGCTCACGGGCGAGCGGCCGCCCGAAAGCCGCCGCCAGCGCCAGTTGCGAGACGCCTACGAGGAGGTGGTGGCGCCATTCAACCTGGCCTCCTACTTCCGGGAGGCGGCGGGGGGACAGAGCAGGCTTGTCCTGACCAAGCTCGCGGCGCTCCTCCACGATGTCG
This genomic window contains:
- a CDS encoding peptide deformylase, which codes for PGYKGVVPRSEKVVVKALNRDGRPVRYHADGLFAEAIEHEVDHLNGILYFDYLDSIDKLVPLTREEMDEEVAGGDEPEPEPAGGQGRR
- a CDS encoding HD domain-containing protein, which encodes MSSPDLNRALQRLDPSLHSLVSAAGSLLQGPCWAVGGFVRDVLLNRPPYDLDLAVGGDPGLAARALADAFGGHAFPLGEEHSTFRVALPAGSALAAIDIVALRGGSIEADLSERDFTLNAIAAPLSAAGLGALIDPFGARLDIGARRVRMVSEAALVSDPLRLLRAARLAVELDFDVAPETVDAVRRHAHRLPESAPERLRDELMRILGSDRAGRGLRLLDRLALLDVLLPELSTARGVGQPERYHHYDVFDHCLESVAVMDWLTGERPPESRRQRQLRDAYEEVVAPFNLASYFREAAGGQSRLVLTKLAALLHDVGKPQTKAREADGRVRFLGHSEEGAKVGRAVCRRLRLGNKETHFVTRLIEEHLRPAQLSQSGAPTDRAVFRFFRDLGEAAPACLVLSLADAAAAAGPRLTLARWRAQLAYIAYVFARAAAQEHAAAGAGRRGKRHFVSGDRLIRALKIAPGPEVGRLLDALDEAAATGEVKSEEEAIELARRLYENRPPGERAGRAGTA